The proteins below are encoded in one region of Thermithiobacillus tepidarius DSM 3134:
- the truD gene encoding tRNA pseudouridine(13) synthase TruD — MSTYAFPGPALGARIREAPADFQVEEVLPFGPDGAGQHIWLAVRKTGLNTHEVARRLARLAGVRERDVGYAGMKDRHAVTTQTFTLDLAGRPEPDWSALEDGQLQLLQVARHSRKLRRGALTGNRFALRLRALQGDPAVLAERLDLIRAHGFPNYFGEQRFGLAGGNLDRAAALLAGRFRPRDRHLAGIYLSAARAALFNAVLAARVEAGTWNQVLSGELVMLAGSRSLFPARPEELMDLQARAAALDLHPTGPLCGRGGLQPQGEAADAERAALARWRGPEPLAASGLDWAAALDAQGLEADRRPLRALAGELTWAAAEDGGWLRFTLPAGSYATSLLDALLQSGQPLPAD, encoded by the coding sequence GTGAGCACCTACGCCTTTCCGGGGCCGGCGCTGGGCGCCCGCATCCGCGAAGCGCCCGCCGACTTCCAGGTGGAGGAGGTCCTGCCCTTTGGCCCTGACGGCGCCGGACAGCACATCTGGCTCGCCGTGCGCAAGACGGGGCTCAACACCCATGAGGTGGCGCGCCGGCTCGCCCGGCTGGCGGGCGTGCGGGAGCGCGACGTGGGCTATGCGGGGATGAAGGACCGCCACGCCGTCACCACTCAGACCTTCACGCTGGATCTGGCCGGCAGGCCGGAGCCGGACTGGAGCGCGTTGGAGGACGGGCAACTCCAATTGCTGCAGGTGGCCCGGCATTCACGCAAGCTGCGGCGCGGCGCCCTGACCGGCAACCGCTTTGCCCTGCGCCTGCGCGCGCTGCAGGGCGATCCGGCGGTGCTGGCCGAGCGCCTGGATCTGATCCGCGCGCATGGCTTTCCCAATTACTTCGGCGAACAGCGCTTCGGCCTGGCCGGCGGCAACCTGGACAGGGCCGCCGCCCTGCTGGCGGGCCGCTTCCGTCCCCGGGACCGCCATCTGGCCGGCATTTATCTGTCCGCCGCCCGGGCCGCGCTCTTCAATGCGGTGCTGGCGGCGCGCGTCGAGGCCGGCACCTGGAACCAAGTGCTGTCCGGCGAGCTGGTGATGCTGGCCGGCAGCCGCAGCCTGTTTCCGGCCCGGCCGGAGGAGCTGATGGACCTGCAGGCGCGGGCGGCGGCCCTGGACCTGCATCCCACCGGCCCGCTTTGCGGGCGCGGCGGGCTGCAGCCGCAAGGCGAGGCGGCGGACGCGGAGCGGGCGGCGCTGGCCCGCTGGCGCGGCCCGGAGCCCCTGGCGGCGAGCGGCCTGGACTGGGCCGCCGCCTTGGACGCCCAGGGGCTGGAGGCGGACCGCCGCCCGCTGCGCGCGCTGGCCGGTGAGCTCACGTGGGCGGCGGCGGAGGATGGCGGCTGGCTGCGCTTCACCCTGCCGGCCGGCAGCTATGCCACCAGCCTGCTCGACGCGCTGCTGCAGAGCGGCCAGCCGCTGCCGGCGGACTAG
- a CDS encoding Smr/MutS family protein has product MKKRAASRQSSRAGPPHAQQKRSRRRAALSLEEQSEFREAVKDVQPLKRPVRAIAKAPPPPPIPKQSHRDERDVLDSLLTHAVDLDSLETGEELLFLRPGLQHNLLRRLRRGHFAIQASFDLHGLTVPEAKEALGIFLAQVQRQGLRCVRIIHGKGLSSPNREPVLKGKVRGWLMQREEVLAFAQARPTEGGSGAVVVLLARQQS; this is encoded by the coding sequence GTGAAGAAGCGGGCCGCCTCCCGGCAAAGCAGCAGGGCCGGCCCGCCGCACGCGCAGCAGAAAAGATCCCGCCGGCGCGCGGCCCTCAGCCTGGAGGAACAGAGCGAATTTCGCGAGGCCGTCAAGGACGTACAGCCGCTCAAGCGGCCGGTGCGGGCCATTGCCAAGGCGCCCCCGCCCCCGCCCATTCCCAAGCAAAGCCATCGGGACGAGCGCGACGTCCTGGACAGCCTGCTCACCCACGCCGTCGACCTGGACAGCCTCGAAACCGGCGAGGAACTGCTCTTTTTGCGCCCGGGGCTGCAGCACAATCTGCTGCGCCGCCTGCGCCGCGGCCACTTCGCCATCCAGGCGAGCTTCGATCTGCACGGCCTGACGGTGCCCGAGGCCAAGGAAGCCCTCGGGATCTTCCTGGCGCAGGTGCAGCGCCAGGGATTGCGCTGCGTGCGCATCATCCACGGCAAGGGCTTGAGTTCGCCCAACCGTGAGCCGGTCCTGAAAGGCAAGGTGCGCGGCTGGCTCATGCAGCGGGAGGAGGTCCTGGCCTTCGCCCAGGCGCGGCCGACGGAGGGCGGCAGCGGCGCGGTGGTGGTGCTGCTGGCGCGCCAGCAAAGCTGA
- the mfd gene encoding transcription-repair coupling factor, with protein sequence MIPALPALPPSPPAAGLPLVIGSLHGCAPAPVLVAAARTWRRPLLVIANSATTLRQLETELRFFGAGGEDLPLLYFPDREVLPYDLFSPPADLTAQRLGTLYAMRGLGQGIVLTVLSAAIQQLPPPSYLEQRAFMLSRGELLDPEAFRLRLVNAGYRQVGQVGEAGEVAWRGGILDLFPTGSATPYRIDLFDNEVDSIRRFDPETQLSSDKVERVALLPAREVPSDEEAVQRFRANFRAEFAGDPQRSSIYKDVSRGLLPAGIEAYLPFFFDTTASLFDYLPAGSAVVLEPSWEQAYQEVWHEWQARYADRQHDRNRPVLAPERLCLPLAAWQETLDRQALVQLETRAVEQTPPTSLDAAFAPPPDLAASHGQDPFAKLLALVDALPAEARVLIAAESKGRREALHESLRVRQHVPVTVKDWAEFLAGDVRLALVTAPLERGLLQLAAAGDVAEFALVSEAQLFGNRVFAQRRQRAQQKHSLEAVIRDLGELNLDDPVVHEDYGIGLFKGLAMPFAERGDVNEYVMLEYADNDLLYVPIAALDRISRYVGNVTELPALSKLGSDQWSKAKARARAKAIDAAAELLDIYARRAARQGRTFPAPDDAYWDFVSGFPFEETPDQQAAIDAVIADMNSPQPMDRLVCGDVGFGKTEVALRAAFMAVHGGAQVAVLVPTTLLAQQHFENFRDRFAESAVRVELLSRFRSAKEQKAVLEGLAAGAVDVVIGTHRLLQKDVKFKDLGLLILDEEHRFGVRQKDRVKELRAEVDILTLTATPIPRTLNLSLAGLRDLSIISTPPERRLPVKTFVNVWDDTLVREACLREIRRGGQVYFLHNEVQSIERMGHKLANLLPEASIRIAHGQMGEHELEAVMLDFYHQRFNLLLCTTIIESGIDNPQANTIVINRADKLGLAQLHQLRGRVGRSHHRAYAYLITPEPGAMSSDAQKRLEAIQSLEDLGIGFALASHDLEIRGAGEILGEEQSGRIDEVGFTLYSELLSEAVEAIRAGRDPQALSDSRETGPEINLNVPALIPADYLPDVHLRLQMYKRIAQAEDQHQLDELRVEMIDRFGLLPEPVKTLFCQAELKLLAAATGILRIDAGPAGGRIHFGPEPKVKPETIIQLIQTRQQHYRLEGQDKLRLTQALPEGLARCQAMIDLIRTLKD encoded by the coding sequence ATGATACCCGCACTGCCCGCCCTGCCCCCCTCCCCGCCCGCCGCCGGCCTGCCGCTCGTCATCGGCAGCCTGCACGGCTGCGCGCCGGCACCGGTCCTGGTGGCGGCAGCCCGGACCTGGCGCCGCCCGCTTCTGGTGATCGCCAACTCGGCGACCACGCTGCGGCAACTGGAAACCGAGCTGCGCTTTTTCGGTGCCGGCGGCGAGGATCTGCCGCTGCTCTACTTTCCTGACCGGGAAGTGCTGCCTTACGACCTCTTCTCGCCGCCGGCGGACCTGACCGCGCAGCGCCTGGGTACCCTCTATGCCATGCGCGGCCTCGGCCAGGGCATCGTCCTGACCGTGCTGTCGGCGGCCATTCAGCAACTGCCGCCGCCCAGCTACCTGGAGCAGCGCGCCTTCATGCTGTCGCGCGGAGAACTGCTCGATCCGGAAGCCTTCCGCCTGCGCCTGGTCAACGCCGGCTACCGGCAAGTCGGCCAGGTGGGCGAGGCGGGGGAAGTCGCCTGGCGCGGCGGCATTCTGGATCTCTTCCCCACGGGCAGTGCCACGCCCTATCGCATCGACCTCTTCGACAACGAAGTCGACAGCATCCGCCGCTTCGATCCCGAAACCCAGCTGTCCAGCGACAAGGTCGAGCGCGTGGCGCTCCTGCCCGCGCGCGAGGTGCCCAGCGACGAGGAGGCCGTGCAGCGCTTCCGCGCCAACTTCCGCGCCGAATTCGCCGGCGACCCGCAGCGCAGCAGCATTTACAAGGACGTCAGCCGCGGGCTGCTGCCGGCCGGCATCGAAGCCTACCTGCCCTTCTTCTTCGACACGACCGCCTCACTCTTCGACTACCTGCCCGCGGGCAGCGCCGTGGTGCTGGAACCAAGCTGGGAGCAGGCCTATCAGGAAGTTTGGCACGAATGGCAGGCCCGATATGCCGACCGCCAGCACGACCGCAACCGCCCGGTGCTCGCACCCGAACGGCTGTGCCTGCCCCTGGCGGCCTGGCAGGAAACCCTCGATCGGCAAGCGCTGGTGCAGCTCGAAACCCGCGCGGTCGAACAGACGCCGCCCACCAGCCTAGACGCCGCCTTCGCCCCGCCGCCGGATCTGGCGGCCAGCCATGGCCAGGACCCCTTCGCCAAGCTGCTCGCCCTGGTCGACGCCCTGCCCGCCGAGGCGCGCGTGCTCATCGCCGCCGAATCCAAGGGCCGGCGCGAGGCCCTGCACGAGAGCCTGCGCGTGCGCCAGCATGTGCCGGTGACGGTCAAGGACTGGGCCGAATTCCTGGCCGGCGACGTTCGCCTGGCGCTGGTCACCGCGCCGCTGGAGCGCGGCCTCCTGCAACTCGCCGCCGCGGGCGATGTGGCGGAGTTCGCGCTCGTTTCCGAGGCCCAGCTCTTCGGCAACCGGGTCTTCGCCCAGCGTCGCCAGCGGGCGCAGCAGAAGCACAGCCTGGAAGCGGTGATCCGCGATCTGGGCGAGCTCAACCTCGACGATCCGGTGGTGCACGAGGACTACGGCATCGGCCTTTTCAAGGGACTGGCCATGCCCTTTGCCGAGCGCGGCGACGTCAACGAGTACGTCATGCTCGAGTACGCCGACAACGACCTGCTCTACGTGCCCATCGCCGCCCTCGATCGCATCAGCCGCTACGTGGGCAACGTCACCGAGCTGCCGGCCCTGTCCAAGCTGGGCAGCGACCAGTGGAGCAAGGCCAAGGCCCGCGCCCGGGCCAAGGCCATCGATGCCGCCGCCGAGCTGCTGGACATCTATGCCCGGCGCGCCGCACGCCAGGGCCGCACCTTCCCGGCGCCGGACGACGCCTACTGGGACTTCGTTTCCGGCTTTCCCTTCGAGGAGACGCCGGATCAGCAGGCCGCCATCGATGCCGTCATCGCCGACATGAACTCGCCGCAACCCATGGACCGCCTGGTCTGCGGCGACGTAGGCTTCGGCAAGACCGAGGTGGCCCTGCGCGCCGCCTTCATGGCCGTGCACGGCGGCGCCCAAGTGGCAGTGCTGGTGCCCACCACCCTGCTGGCCCAGCAGCACTTCGAGAACTTCCGCGACCGCTTTGCCGAGAGCGCCGTGCGGGTGGAGCTGCTGTCGCGCTTTCGCAGCGCCAAGGAGCAGAAGGCGGTACTGGAGGGCTTGGCGGCCGGCGCGGTTGACGTCGTCATCGGCACCCACCGGCTGCTGCAAAAGGACGTGAAATTCAAGGATCTCGGCCTGCTCATCCTCGACGAGGAGCACCGCTTCGGGGTACGCCAGAAGGATCGGGTCAAGGAACTGCGCGCCGAGGTGGACATCCTGACCCTCACCGCCACGCCGATCCCGCGCACCCTCAACCTGTCCCTGGCCGGCCTGCGCGACCTGTCCATCATCAGCACCCCGCCCGAGCGGCGCCTGCCGGTCAAGACTTTCGTCAACGTCTGGGACGATACCCTGGTCCGCGAAGCCTGCCTGCGCGAGATCCGCCGCGGCGGTCAGGTGTACTTCCTGCACAACGAGGTGCAGAGCATCGAGCGCATGGGCCACAAGCTCGCCAATCTCCTGCCCGAGGCCAGCATCCGCATCGCCCACGGGCAGATGGGCGAGCACGAGCTGGAAGCGGTCATGCTGGACTTCTACCACCAGCGCTTCAACCTGCTGCTCTGCACCACCATCATCGAGTCGGGCATCGACAACCCGCAGGCCAACACCATCGTCATCAACCGCGCCGACAAGCTGGGGCTGGCGCAGCTGCACCAGTTGCGCGGCCGGGTGGGCCGCTCCCACCACCGCGCTTACGCCTATCTCATCACGCCCGAGCCGGGGGCCATGAGCAGCGACGCCCAGAAGCGCCTGGAGGCCATCCAGTCCCTGGAGGACCTCGGCATCGGCTTCGCCCTGGCCAGCCACGACCTGGAGATCCGCGGCGCCGGCGAGATCCTGGGCGAGGAGCAGAGCGGGCGCATCGACGAAGTAGGCTTCACCCTCTACTCCGAACTGCTGAGCGAGGCGGTGGAAGCCATCCGCGCCGGCCGCGACCCGCAGGCCCTGAGCGATAGCCGGGAGACCGGTCCGGAGATCAACCTGAACGTGCCCGCCCTGATCCCGGCCGACTACCTGCCGGACGTGCACCTGCGCCTGCAGATGTACAAGCGCATCGCGCAGGCGGAGGACCAGCACCAGCTCGATGAGCTGCGGGTGGAGATGATCGACCGCTTCGGCCTGCTGCCCGAGCCGGTCAAGACCCTGTTCTGCCAGGCGGAGCTCAAGCTGCTGGCCGCGGCCACCGGCATCCTGCGCATCGACGCCGGCCCGGCGGGCGGGCGCATCCACTTCGGGCCCGAGCCCAAGGTCAAACCCGAAACCATCATCCAGCTCATCCAGACCCGGCAGCAACACTATCGCCTGGAAGGCCAGGACAAGCTGCGCCTCACCCAGGCGCTGCCCGAGGGCCTGGCCCGCTGCCAAGCCATGATCGACCTCATTCGCACACTCAAGGATTGA
- a CDS encoding DNA translocase FtsK, with amino-acid sequence MRKNAVPLRNERITPPRQNGPADASAPLRETALFLLIALALYLALSLLSFNKDDPSWSHSGPGEGVENLGGIVGAYVADIGMQLLGAFAMALPVALGILALSWYRRLTGSAEPVRLASRLFGLVLVASAGGALATYYWPADWWMLPTTGAGGLWGRWLAGRAAGFLNQAGASLFFFALLLTGVSLLSNRSWREIFGWLGEGAGTLGGLGQRGGAVVGRLLQALRDRRGERAAAQRRARQAEPAPRMVQSRPPAPAAPRPALLDENDWVAEAPAAAPPRPPVLRPAPAPAPKVSPVQESFSELGLPALSELDEPEPPAAAESESALAQRSRLLEEKLANFGVSAEVVAVHPGPVITRYEIEPGPGVKVSQVANLSKDLARSLSAISVRVVETIPGKSVMGIEIPNARRSMVRLRELLASPAFTGMESLVALALGKDIGGNPVVADLARMPHLLVAGTTGSGKSVGVNAMILSMLYKARPEEVRFIMVDPKMLELSVYEGIPHLLAPVVTDMKEAANALRWCVAEMERRYKLMAGVGVRNLAGFNKKVRDAATAGEPLYEAKPQIGVETAPPLEPLPMIVVVIDELADLMMVVGKQVEDLITRLAQKARAAGIHLIMATQRPSVDVITGLIKANVPTRIAFQVSSKIDSRTILDQGGAEQLLGHGDMLYLPPGTGHPLRVHGAFVGDDEIHRVVAFLKQQGTPDYIEAILRSADGDGPESDGEEGGGEADPLYDAAVAIVTESRRASISMVQRKLRVGYNRAARMIEEMERAGIVGPLQSNGSREVYAPPPIPD; translated from the coding sequence ATGAGAAAAAACGCAGTCCCGCTACGCAACGAGCGAATCACGCCTCCCCGGCAGAACGGGCCCGCCGACGCGAGTGCCCCCTTACGCGAAACCGCTCTCTTCCTCCTCATCGCGCTGGCCCTGTATCTGGCCTTGTCGCTGCTGAGCTTCAACAAGGACGATCCCAGCTGGTCGCACAGCGGTCCCGGCGAAGGCGTGGAGAACCTGGGCGGCATCGTGGGCGCCTATGTGGCGGACATCGGCATGCAGCTGCTGGGCGCCTTTGCCATGGCGCTGCCCGTGGCCTTGGGCATCCTGGCCCTGTCCTGGTACCGCCGCCTGACCGGCAGCGCAGAACCCGTGCGCTTGGCCAGCCGGCTCTTCGGCCTTGTCCTGGTCGCTTCGGCCGGCGGCGCCCTGGCGACCTATTACTGGCCCGCCGACTGGTGGATGCTGCCGACCACCGGCGCGGGCGGCCTGTGGGGGCGCTGGCTGGCGGGCCGCGCGGCCGGCTTCCTGAATCAAGCCGGCGCCAGCCTGTTCTTCTTCGCCCTGCTGCTGACCGGCGTTTCCCTGCTGAGCAATCGCTCCTGGCGCGAGATTTTCGGCTGGCTGGGGGAGGGCGCCGGCACCCTGGGCGGACTGGGACAGCGCGGCGGCGCGGTCGTCGGCCGTCTGTTGCAAGCGCTGCGTGACCGGCGGGGCGAGCGTGCCGCGGCTCAGCGCCGGGCCCGGCAGGCCGAGCCGGCTCCGCGGATGGTTCAATCCCGGCCGCCGGCACCCGCGGCGCCGCGGCCCGCGCTGCTGGACGAGAACGATTGGGTTGCCGAGGCACCGGCGGCCGCGCCGCCCCGGCCGCCGGTGCTGCGCCCGGCCCCAGCGCCGGCGCCCAAGGTGTCGCCGGTGCAGGAGAGCTTTTCCGAGCTGGGCCTGCCTGCCTTGAGCGAGCTGGATGAGCCGGAGCCGCCGGCGGCGGCGGAATCCGAAAGCGCGCTGGCGCAGCGCTCCCGGCTCCTGGAGGAGAAGCTGGCCAACTTCGGCGTGTCGGCGGAAGTGGTGGCGGTGCACCCCGGTCCGGTCATCACCCGCTACGAGATCGAGCCCGGTCCCGGCGTCAAGGTCAGCCAGGTCGCCAATCTCTCCAAGGATCTGGCCCGCTCCCTGTCGGCCATCAGCGTGCGCGTGGTGGAGACCATTCCCGGCAAGTCGGTGATGGGCATCGAGATCCCCAATGCCCGGCGCAGCATGGTGCGGCTGCGCGAGCTCCTGGCCAGTCCGGCCTTCACCGGCATGGAAAGCCTGGTGGCCCTGGCCCTGGGCAAGGACATCGGCGGCAATCCGGTGGTGGCGGATCTGGCGCGCATGCCGCATCTGCTGGTGGCCGGCACCACCGGCTCCGGCAAGTCGGTCGGCGTCAACGCCATGATCCTGAGCATGCTCTACAAGGCGCGCCCGGAAGAAGTGCGCTTCATCATGGTCGATCCCAAGATGCTGGAGCTGTCGGTCTACGAAGGCATCCCCCATCTGCTGGCGCCGGTGGTCACCGACATGAAGGAGGCGGCCAACGCCCTGCGCTGGTGCGTGGCGGAGATGGAGCGCCGCTACAAGCTGATGGCGGGCGTCGGCGTGCGCAACCTGGCCGGCTTCAACAAGAAGGTGCGCGACGCCGCGACTGCCGGCGAGCCGCTCTACGAAGCCAAGCCGCAGATCGGCGTGGAGACCGCGCCGCCTTTGGAACCGCTGCCCATGATCGTGGTGGTCATCGACGAGCTGGCCGATCTCATGATGGTGGTGGGCAAGCAGGTGGAAGACCTCATCACCCGCCTGGCGCAGAAGGCGCGCGCCGCCGGCATCCACCTCATCATGGCCACCCAGCGGCCTTCGGTGGACGTGATCACCGGCCTGATCAAGGCCAATGTGCCTACCCGCATCGCCTTCCAGGTGTCATCCAAAATCGACTCCCGAACGATATTGGACCAAGGCGGCGCCGAGCAGTTGCTGGGACACGGCGACATGCTCTACCTGCCGCCGGGTACGGGCCATCCGCTGCGGGTGCACGGCGCCTTCGTGGGCGACGACGAGATTCACCGGGTGGTGGCCTTCCTGAAACAGCAGGGGACGCCCGACTACATCGAGGCCATCCTCAGGTCCGCCGACGGCGATGGTCCGGAGAGCGACGGCGAGGAGGGCGGCGGCGAGGCCGACCCGCTCTACGATGCCGCGGTGGCCATCGTCACCGAATCCCGGCGCGCCAGCATCTCCATGGTGCAGCGCAAGCTGCGCGTCGGCTACAATCGCGCGGCGCGCATGATCGAGGAAATGGAACGCGCCGGCATCGTCGGACCCCTGCAGAGCAACGGCAGCCGCGAGGTGTACGCGCCGCCGCCGATCCCCGATTAA
- the ispF gene encoding 2-C-methyl-D-erythritol 2,4-cyclodiphosphate synthase — protein MMRIGQGFDVHALVGGRPLILGGVQIPYERGLAGHSDADVLLHAVCDALLGAAALGDIGRHFPDTDATFAGIDSRILLRDVMDKVRRQGWRLGNLDATVICQRPRLAPHIPHMVANIASDLQVEERLVNVKATTTEHLGFAGRGEGIAAQAVVLLQAL, from the coding sequence ATGATGCGCATTGGACAAGGCTTCGACGTGCACGCCCTGGTCGGCGGGCGGCCCCTGATCCTGGGCGGTGTCCAGATCCCCTACGAGCGCGGGCTGGCCGGCCATTCCGACGCCGACGTGCTGCTGCATGCCGTCTGCGATGCCCTGCTGGGCGCGGCGGCCCTGGGAGACATCGGCCGCCATTTCCCCGACACCGACGCCACCTTCGCCGGCATCGACTCCCGCATCCTGCTGCGCGACGTCATGGACAAGGTGCGCCGGCAGGGCTGGCGTCTGGGCAACCTGGACGCCACGGTGATCTGCCAGCGGCCGCGCCTGGCGCCGCACATCCCCCACATGGTCGCCAACATCGCCAGCGACCTTCAGGTCGAGGAGCGCCTGGTCAACGTCAAGGCCACCACCACCGAGCATCTGGGTTTCGCCGGGCGCGGCGAGGGCATCGCCGCGCAGGCGGTGGTGCTGCTCCAAGCCCTGTGA
- a CDS encoding pyridoxamine 5'-phosphate oxidase family protein — translation MAKFYDALTDTVREFIAQQQIFFTATAPASGRVNLSPKGLNSFRCLDERTVAYLDLTGSGNETAAHLRENGRITLMFCSFADKPLILRLYGQGRVIRPRDPEWAQFHAHFDALPAERQIIVVDVQTVQTSCGYGVPLYDYVGERETLARWAEKKGEQGIRDYWREKNQRSIDGLPTHILED, via the coding sequence ATGGCGAAATTCTACGATGCGCTGACGGATACCGTGCGTGAATTCATTGCGCAGCAGCAGATCTTTTTCACCGCTACCGCCCCGGCATCGGGACGGGTCAATCTGTCGCCCAAGGGGCTGAACAGCTTCCGCTGCCTGGACGAGCGCACGGTGGCGTACCTGGACCTCACCGGCAGCGGCAACGAGACCGCCGCCCATCTGCGGGAGAACGGCCGCATCACGCTCATGTTCTGCAGCTTCGCCGACAAGCCGCTGATCCTGCGCCTCTACGGCCAGGGCCGGGTGATCCGGCCGCGCGATCCCGAATGGGCGCAGTTTCATGCCCATTTCGATGCCCTGCCCGCGGAGCGGCAGATCATCGTCGTCGACGTGCAGACGGTGCAGACCTCTTGCGGCTATGGCGTGCCGCTGTACGACTACGTGGGCGAGCGCGAGACGCTGGCGCGCTGGGCGGAAAAAAAAGGTGAACAGGGCATCCGCGACTACTGGCGGGAGAAGAATCAGCGCAGCATCGACGGCCTGCCGACCCACATCCTGGAGGATTAG
- the trxB gene encoding thioredoxin-disulfide reductase has product MTEKHARLLILGSGPAGYTAAIYAARANLKPLLIQGIQPGGQLMTTTDVDNWPGEPDGILGPDLMEKLERQARRFDTEILFDHIHTAELQSRPFRLVGDNGTYTCDALIIATGASAKYLGLPSEEKFAGKGVSACATCDGFFYRGQDVAVIGGGNTAVEEALYLSNIARQVTVVHRRDSFRSEKILQQKLFEKDNIKVIWNHAVDEILGDDNGVTGVRIKHVEDGSTQELSVQGVFIAIGHHPNTAIFDGQIEMDERGYIKTQGGNSGNATATNIPGVFAAGDVQDHIYRQAVTSAGSGCMAALDADRYLETLE; this is encoded by the coding sequence ATGACTGAAAAGCACGCCCGCCTTTTGATCCTCGGCTCCGGTCCCGCCGGCTACACCGCCGCCATCTACGCCGCCCGGGCCAATCTGAAGCCGTTGTTGATCCAGGGCATCCAGCCTGGCGGCCAGCTCATGACCACGACGGACGTGGACAATTGGCCGGGCGAACCCGACGGCATCCTGGGCCCCGACCTGATGGAGAAACTGGAGCGCCAGGCCCGGCGCTTCGATACCGAGATCCTCTTCGACCACATCCACACGGCCGAACTGCAGAGCCGGCCGTTCCGGCTGGTCGGCGACAACGGCACCTACACCTGCGACGCGCTGATCATCGCCACCGGCGCCTCGGCCAAGTACCTGGGCCTGCCCAGCGAGGAAAAATTCGCGGGCAAGGGCGTGTCCGCCTGCGCCACCTGCGACGGCTTCTTCTACCGGGGCCAGGACGTGGCGGTGATCGGCGGCGGCAACACGGCGGTCGAGGAAGCACTTTATCTGTCCAACATCGCCCGCCAGGTTACCGTCGTGCACCGCCGCGACAGCTTCCGCAGCGAGAAGATCCTGCAGCAGAAGCTCTTCGAGAAGGACAACATCAAAGTAATCTGGAATCACGCGGTCGACGAGATTCTGGGCGACGACAACGGCGTCACCGGCGTGCGTATCAAGCACGTGGAGGACGGCAGCACCCAGGAGCTCAGCGTGCAGGGCGTATTCATCGCCATCGGCCACCATCCCAACACCGCCATCTTCGATGGCCAGATCGAGATGGACGAGCGCGGCTACATCAAGACCCAGGGCGGCAACAGCGGCAACGCCACCGCCACCAACATTCCCGGCGTCTTCGCCGCCGGCGACGTGCAGGATCACATCTACCGCCAGGCGGTCACCTCGGCGGGCAGCGGCTGCATGGCCGCCCTGGACGCCGACCGCTATCTGGAAACCCTGGAATAG
- the ispD gene encoding 2-C-methyl-D-erythritol 4-phosphate cytidylyltransferase has protein sequence MTLDSSQAERAWALVPAAGAGSRMGAPLPKQYLTLAGRPVLAHTLARLCRHPRVAGVQVMLAPADAHWAGVAEHLDAATRRKLLPIAVGGATRAASVLNGLRALGTQAAPGDWVLVHDAARPCLRRRDLDSLFAALDAGAAGAILGVPVADTIKRVRDGEILETVDRSRLWRAFTPQAFRLEVLLDALQRALDAGIEVTDEASAVEWAGGRPRMVAGHADNIKVTLPEDMALAAQILAGRDEEER, from the coding sequence ATGACATTGGATTCTTCGCAAGCGGAGCGGGCCTGGGCGCTGGTGCCCGCCGCCGGCGCGGGCAGCCGCATGGGCGCCCCGCTGCCCAAGCAATACCTGACCTTGGCCGGGCGGCCGGTGCTGGCGCATACCCTGGCCCGGCTGTGCCGGCACCCCCGCGTTGCCGGGGTGCAGGTGATGCTCGCGCCCGCCGACGCACATTGGGCCGGCGTTGCCGAGCACTTGGACGCCGCCACCCGAAGAAAGTTGCTGCCCATCGCGGTCGGCGGCGCGACGCGGGCGGCATCGGTCCTGAACGGCCTGCGGGCGCTCGGCACGCAGGCCGCGCCGGGCGATTGGGTGCTGGTGCATGACGCGGCGCGTCCCTGTCTGCGCCGGCGCGATCTGGACAGCCTGTTCGCGGCCCTGGATGCGGGCGCGGCGGGGGCCATCCTGGGCGTGCCGGTGGCGGACACCATAAAGCGCGTGCGCGACGGCGAGATTCTGGAAACCGTGGACCGCAGCCGCCTGTGGCGCGCCTTCACGCCCCAGGCCTTCCGCCTGGAAGTGCTGCTCGACGCCCTGCAGCGGGCCCTGGATGCCGGCATCGAGGTGACGGACGAGGCCAGCGCCGTGGAGTGGGCGGGTGGGCGGCCGCGCATGGTGGCGGGCCACGCAGACAACATCAAGGTGACGCTGCCCGAGGACATGGCGCTGGCGGCGCAGATCCTGGCGGGCCGGGACGAGGAGGAGCGATGA